ATACTTCAGGAACGGTTCATCCTTACCGTGTTTAGGCTTTGTTTCGGATGCGTCCATGTTGTACTATAGAAGAGCAGCCCGATTGTGGCTGGTAGACAAGAGGTTGAGAACCCGATACCAGCAACTATAGCCATGATTTGTACTCCGACAGACCTCTAACAGACAGTATATATACCAGGATATCAACTCAGAGTGACATCTCTGACCTTATCGTGGCTTTTGCGGGGTTCGAATTAACTTTCCCAGGGTTACCAAATTgggtaaaaaagaagagaaaaatgctGGCAAAGGAACCGAATGATTCTGCACTGATAAGCTTCCTTCACGGACTTGGCAAACGCAAACATTGGTACATGAAGGATCCCGGAGGTCCAATGACGTCTGAGAAACCATGGTCCCTTGTGGCTCGTGCCATTATCTGAGGTTCACGGTTGGAGGTGTTAGTTACGTTAGCTACGAAATGTCACCACCAACTAGAATATAGCCAGACACTACAGTATCTTTgtttggaaaagaagaacacaatTAGACAGCGCTATCAAGACAAGCTGACTACACCCGTCGGATTCATACTACATACATTGTGTACAAAATGCCAAGATTTCGAACGAAACGAGGGATAAGAAAGGGGGTGGCTAACAGACATATCCTTCCACATCATCATGACCTATCATGCTAAAGACATCTACAAACGAGAACGTACAGCAGGGGGTGGTCGCAACTCCTCTATCACAGTCACGGCTGCCCGAGTACCCTCCTCAATAGCGCCGTCGATGAAGCTGCGCCAGCCAACTGCCCAGTCAGAGTTCGCAAAGAGTACGTTTCCATGCCGACTCCTAAGTTCGTCTAACGACGTGGATAGAAGCTGGGGAGGCGCAAAGAACCATGCGCCCTTGGCAAATTCATCCTTGCACCAGTTGTGAAACACCTGCAGGATCAGAAGTCAGCAATCCTATCCAACATATGTCACGTCCGAAACATACCAATCGCTTGATATCCATGTTCCCAGGCGACATGTTCTCCACCGCCTTTTTAGTCGCCTTAACATCCTCTTCGGGTTGGATGTGGTTATGTGCACCCCCGAAGCACACAATGTGTGTGTTTCCCGCGGGCGTGGTACCATCTCCGATGGCGTAGGCAAGCTTGTTAAAAGGGTATGAAATCCCCGACCAGGACCGCATGTCAGGGCAAGAGACCTCTGCGTGGACCTTGACGCATTGGTTTACATGGCCAATATTCGCGGCAGCCATGCGCTGTGGACTTAGAGGGGGTGAAAAGTGGACGGAGCTGAGCACGTTCAATGGAATAGTAGAGATTAGACGGGCTCCACTATACTGGCGACCATCGCGGGTTTCTACCACAACCCTGTCGCCATGGTCATTGATCGACTGAACTGGGCTGTTGAAGGCGTATGATAACCGTCCCGTTCTCAGTGACTCACGAAAGAATTTGATAGCGAAGCTGGATTGACCCCCCTTGAATTTATATGAAATCAAATGCTGCAGACACCCCTTATAAGAGTAGTCACATAAAGCCCACCAATGAAGGAATTCAAAGAAACTTGTAGTTTCCAGAGTCCCACAGCTGCAGAGCAGAATGAAGCTCTCTAATACAGCGCGCTCATTTGGCGTAAGTGATTGGGCCAGCGCATTGAGACGATCCAAAGCTGACATGTCATCATATTGCCGGGCCGCAGGGTTGTGGAAGGCATCGTGCGGATAGGGAATGATCTGGCGCCCCATTGCGCCGTCTACATCAACAAACTTTTCCAACGCACCCGCGAGGAGTGCATCCTTCGAAGGGTCAACGGAGGGTCCTCATGTAAGACGGTTCTCATGGCGGGTTGAACAAACCTCTTCCAAGTGGCTAAATATTGATGAGCCTTGGCTGCCAGTGCGCAGTTCAAAGTGATTCACGCCCCGAGAGAAATCGAAGGACGGTTCCAACTCGCTTCTCATTTGGTAACGGGAGACCTCTCGCCAAATATGAGGTTGCCCCCAACTTAGCCAAGTGCCTCCCATTTCAAAAGGATATCCGCCAATGTTAGACGACCAGGAGCGACCTCCAATACGATCGCGCGCCTCGATGAGAAGTACCTTGAGTCCTGTGGTAATGTTCGCAGTCAACGCGTCTGTCTATTAGGACCCGACAAAGGAATAGCGTACCGGCGAGACAGGCATCTCGAGATGCCGTGAGACCCGAATATCCTGCCCCGACAACAACTACATCCCAGTCCTCTGTTGTTGAAAGTACATTCGTGGGTGGCGATATAACACCAATAGATGGTACACCTTGACGTAGACCTGTCGTCGCAGTCCACTGGTACCCGTCACGTGAAGTCATTGTATTCGGGCTTTGCTATACTACTGGTTCAGCCAGTGCTGAGGACGCCGGCTCTTAGAAAACGAAGTAATATAGTCTGAAGATGGCACGGGGAGCGACCTCTAGATATAGCTCCCAGACGGAGAAAGTGGAATCATGATAAGAATGGACACACCACGTCTGATTTAGCTGGTATACGTGAAGTTGCCATTTGGGGATAATACGGAGAGAATTTGGGAGTAAGAAGGTTGTGATAGTAAATGAACCGGAGGCTCCTCGATGTGGAGGTCGATGAAAATTACCGCATTCGGGTAGTCAAGAGAGAAAACTGCGGGACCAATCACAACCATCTTGTGGATCCCTGGTTAAAGGaatactacggagtacatgtaTTATTCTTAATCCTAAAATTTTGTATCTACTGCAATATTTTGTAGTTCATGTACTAGCCTTGCTTTTGTATTTCTATTGTACTGGAATTCTAGATACATTCGCTCTACAAAGCTCTGCAGTAGTGATCTATATAATCCTCGGACCAACACATGGACCAGACCTAGCTACAATTATATCACCATCGAAATCAGATTGAAATTGGTAGCATGACTGCAGTAGATATAACTAGTAATTATTCGCTTTTTATCTCATTATATATTCCAGCAAGGGAAGACGAAAGCTCGTCAAGATGGCGTCCACTCCTGAGGCTTCCTCTTGGAAGACACAGAACGCCCACTCCAAAATTCCGCCATCTAATCTCAAAGTTTAAGTTCATGTCGGCTAAGAAGGAGTTGCTGTTGGCCGTGCCACAGAAGTTGCAGCTGCTGGTGCTGTTGTCGAGAAGATAACCTCCCTTTTCTACGATGTATGGTGCGACACTGTTAGGACAATTCGGGCAAGAAATAAATTGGTCTGGATAGAACATACCCTGCAAAAGCAAACAAGATATTAAAGAAGTAATTCAGAAATCCGCCGGCGACCTGGTCCGTCTCAATACCCGCAATGAGCATGCTCGTGAATGTGCTGGTGAAAGCGAAGAATATCCAGAGTTGTAGACAAGTGGCGATACCACGCGAATGGACAGCATCCGTCCAAATCGCCCGCGTTGCGAGACATGGCGTCAATGATATCCAAGAACCGACTGGCGGTAAGCTGCACAAGGAGACCCTGAGTATTAAAAATGGATAAGGACCTTGCTAAGAGTGTTTGGCCTCCAGTACACGTGGTGCCGTCGCATGAGGGTTGTGGATCTCCTTAGAGCAGCGATCATGGACAGTTGATATATAGCATGCTTACATAGAGAACTCGTATAGGGAGGAATCAATCTATACACAGGTTGAGCCGTAGTCATATTGGCAGTGGGGCCAGATCTACATTGATAGTTGAGCTCTAGTAATTTATCCAGCGCATACATTGAAGCTATTCCCCTCTACGTACGTTCGCGGAAGGTGCGAAGGTTGCCATGCAGATCATGTAGTATGACTTTGTCTTGGCATTTCCAGCCCTTCAAATCGCTTTCGACTAAAATATTCCAAAATCGCCTAGTTAGATAAGACCTTAACATGCTAACAATCTACAGACACGGCCGCATACAGAACGGCATGGCAGTCCGTGTCTGGCACATCGTAAGAACTGCCGGCACAGTTACTGCCACTCCAGGTGGTCACATTGCAGCCACTGACACGCTGTTAGCTCTTGAATATCAGGGCTCATGAATTACTATACATACTCGTTCTGACTGACGCGAATCGAACGCTTATTCGACGGAACAACGACGCACTTTTGTGAGCTGGAGTTCAGGACGGAGAAGGAATCGTCCGTTCCACCACAGGTATCGCTTGCGTACATGTGAACGGTGGCCCCGAAATCCGTCTGAGTGGGTGTCGCTGAGCTATCTGTGGATGTGGTACTGCTACTGGTGAGCGTGGTGCTGGTGGATGAGCTGGAAGTCGTGTTGTTGGCGGATGACGACGATATGGCTGTCGCAGCGGTGTCACTGTTGCAGGAGAGTCAAATGCTGTTTCTCTTGTGAGTATAAGTATCAGAGCAAGAAACTACCTTGAAGAGCTGTCCTTGTGAGCATTGCGACTACCCACAACTCCTCCCACCACGGCTGCGACCACAATAATCACGACTGCTACCGTAGTGGCGATTATCCAGGTCCACTTCTTCTTATTCGAAGCCTGTCCTGTCGCTAGTGGTGGATTCGCCGCATGGTTTGGTATGGAAGGATGTGCACCATAGCTTTGCACGGTAGGATTCAAGTACTTTTCGTTTGGATCTGGCACGAAGACCTGAGGAGCGGAGTGTTCTGAATCCGGGATCCAGAAAGCGGGCGGCACGGACTTGGAATCCGGAGAGAATATAACTTGTGGCGCAGAGTTTGGGTCCTCCTCTACTGGAATGCGCTCCTATATTGTACTGTCCATGGTTAGTTTTCGCAAGTCCCTTCGTCATTCCTGCACCACAGGTGGATCAACGGACCATCGCAAGGGAGAGCGCGCAAGAATAACTTGGGCCATGACCATGTTGGCGCCGACTTTGGGGGGACACTGTCTTCAATTTAATCTGTTATGCCTCAGGAATATGCGTCTCACCCTCAGATGATCCTGCGTTGACTTGCGACCCTCGCGACCAGTGAAGAAGCCAAGCGGGCCGTCGGGGCGACGCTTATGCAGGCTAAACACACTGGCGTTGTGGAAGTCGCCCATAAGCCTTGGGATCGGCTTCCTGATGGACGTTTGGAGAAAAGTAAGGGCCACTGTATTTTAATGAGGTGTTGACCCGCCAATCCAGTTGCAGTAGGCTATCCCGACAAGACCCAAGATGTCCAATAATAAGGGTTGTTGGCCGGTATCCACCGCGCTATATCGCTAAGACCGTCGTAAATGCATGAGCACAAAAGTATCCCGATTGGGGGCTATTTTACCTCGAATCATTCTCTCTTAAACT
The sequence above is a segment of the Aspergillus flavus chromosome 4, complete sequence genome. Coding sequences within it:
- a CDS encoding putative polyamine oxidase, with protein sequence MTSRDGYQWTATTGLRQGVPSIGVISPPTNVLSTTEDWDVVVVGAGYSGLTASRDACLAGLKVLLIEARDRIGGRSWSSNIGGYPFEMGGTWLSWGQPHIWREVSRYQMRSELEPSFDFSRGVNHFELRTGSQGSSIFSHLEEDALLAGALEKFVDVDGAMGRQIIPYPHDAFHNPAARQYDDMSALDRLNALAQSLTPNERAVLESFILLCSCGTLETTSFFEFLHWWALCDYSYKGCLQHLISYKFKGGQSSFAIKFFRESLRTGRLSYAFNSPVQSINDHGDRVVVETRDGRQYSGARLISTIPLNVLSSVHFSPPLSPQRMAAANIGHVNQCVKVHAEVSCPDMRSWSGISYPFNKLAYAIGDGTTPAGNTHIVCFGGAHNHIQPEEDVKATKKAVENMSPGNMDIKRLVFHNWCKDEFAKGAWFFAPPQLLSTSLDELRSRHGNVLFANSDWAVGWRSFIDGAIEEGTRAAVTVIEELRPPPAVRSRL